In Cryptococcus decagattii chromosome 11, complete sequence, one DNA window encodes the following:
- a CDS encoding ADP,ATP carrier protein has product MSKVKESTVKKPTDTDVSGFLTNFLMGGVSAAISKTAAAPIERVKLLIQNQDEMIKQGRLSTPYKGVINTFARTYGDEGLISLWRGNTANVIRYFPTQALNFAFKDYFKTLFGFKRSEGYWKWFAGNIASGAAAGASSLLFVYSLDYARTRLANDNKSAGKGGTRQFKGLLDVYKKTLASDGIVGLYRGFVPSVAGIIVYRGLYFGLYDSAKPIVLVGPLEGNFIASFLLGWTVTTAAGFVSYPLDTIRRRMMMTSGGTVHYKSMFDAASQIIAKEGSRSLFKGAGANILRGVASAGVLSLYDKAQELMFGKVYSSGSG; this is encoded by the exons ATGTCCAAAGTCAAAGAATCCACTGTCAAAAAGCCAACCGATACAGATGTCTCGGGCTTCCTAACGAACTTCTTGATGGGCGGTGTGTCTGCAGCCATTTCCAAAACGGCAGCTGCTCCGATTGAGCGTGTTAAACTTTTGATTCAGAATCAAGATGAGAT GATTAAGCAAGGTCGTCTTTCGACACCATACAAAGGTGTCATCAACACTTTTGCTCGTACCTATGGGGATGAAGGCCTGATCTCTCTCTGGCGAGGAAACACAGCCAATGTCATCCGATATTTCCCTACCCAAGCACTTAACTTTGCGTTTAAGGATTACTTCAAGACTTTGTTCGGTTTCAAAAGGTCCGAAGGATACTGGAAATGGTTTGCTGGTAACATCGCCTCA GGTGCCGCTGCTGGtgcttcttccctccttttcGTGTACTCACTTGACTATGCGCGAACTCGTCTCGCCAATGACAACAAATCCGCAGGAAAGGGTGGTACCCGTCAATTCAAGGGGTTGCTTGATGTCTACAAGAAGACTTTGGCTTCTGACGGTATCGTCGGTCTGTACCGCGGTTTCGTCCCTTCTGTGGCTGGTATTATTGTCTATCGAGGTCTTTACTTTGGTCTTT ATGACTCTGCCAAGCCTATCGTTCTCGTGGGTCCTCTTGAAGGCAACTTCATcgcttctttcctccttgGCTGGACTGTCACCACCGCCGCTGGCTTCGTTTCTTACCCTCTTGATACTATTCGTCGTCGTATGATGATGACTTCCGGTGGTACCGTCCATTACAAGTCTATGTTCGACGCTGCATCTCAGATCATCGCCAAGGAGGGCTCGAGATCATTGTTCAAGGGTGCCGGTGCCAACATCTTGCGAGGTGTCGCAAGCGCGGGTGTATTGTCTTTGTATGACAAGGCCCAGGAGCTTATGTTTGGCAAGGTTTATTCT AGCGGTTCTGGGTAG
- a CDS encoding ADP,ATP carrier protein: MSEVARKPKDAKAFLTDFLMGGVSAAVSKTAAAPIERIKLLVQNQDEMIKQGRLAAPYKGVGDCFARTYKDEGLASLWRGNTANVIRYFPTQALNFAFKDYFKSMFGFKKSEGYWKWFAGNIASGGAAGASSLLFVYSLDYARTRLANDNKSAKKGGSRQFNGLVDVYKKTLASDGIAGLYRGFVPSVVGIIVYRGLYFGLYDSIKPVILVGPLEGNFLASFLLGWTVTTSAGLASYPLDTIRRRMMMTSGGTVHYKSMFDAGSQIIAKEGIKSLFKGAGANILRGVAGAGVLSLYDKAQELMFGKVYSGGSG, encoded by the exons ATGTCTGAAGTTGCCCGAAAGCCCAAGGACGCCAAGGCGTTCCTCACTGACTTCCTCATGGGTGGTGTCTCTGCCGCTGTCTCTAAGACTGCTGCTGCCCCCATTGAGCGTATCAAGCTCTTGGTTCAGAACCAGGACGAGAT GATCAAGCAGGGTCGTCTTGCTGCCCCTTACAAGGGTGTCGGCGACTGTTTCGCTAGGACCTACAAGGATGAGGGTCTTGCCTCTCTCTGGCGAGGTAACACCGCCAACGTCATCCGATACTTCCCTACCCAGGCTCTTAACTTCGCCTTCAAGGATTACTTCAAGTCCATGTTCGGCTTCAAGAAGTCTGAGGGTTACTGGAAGTGGTTCGCCGGTAACATCGCTTCC GGTGGTGCCGCTGgtgcttcttctcttctcttcgtcTACTCTCTCGACTACGCCCGTACCCGTCTCGCCAACGACAACAAGTCTGCCAAGAAGGGTGGCTCTCGTCAGTTCAACGGTTTGGTCGATGTCTACAAGAAGACTCTCGCTTCTGACGGTATCGCCGGTCTTTACCGAGGCTTCGTCCCCTCTGTCGTTGGTATCATCGTCTACCGAGGTCTCTACTTTGGTCTTT ACGACTCCATTAAGCCTGTTATTCTTGTCGGCCCTCTCGAGGGTAACTTCCTTGCTTCCTTCTTGCTTGGTTGGACTGTCACCACCTCCGCTGGTCTCGCTTCTTACCCTCTTGACACCATCCGTCGAcgaatgatgatgacttCCGGTGGTACCGTCCACTACAAGTCCATGTTCGACGCCGGTTCTCAGATCATTGCCAAGGAGGGTATCAAGTCTCTCTTCAAGGGTGCCGGTGCCAACATTCTCCGTGGTGTTGCCGGTGCTGGTGTCTTGTCTCTCTACGACAAGGCCCAGGAGCTCATGTTCGGCAAGGTCTACTCT GGTGGCTCTGGATAA
- a CDS encoding glucosamine-6-phosphate deaminase: protein MRLTVRDTKEQVGNYVGDYIANRINSFVPTSEHKNFVLGLPTGSSPLPVYKRLVELYNEKKVSFKDVVTFNMDEYVGIPRDHPESYHTFMFKNFFSLIDISPNNTHILNGEAEDLYQECEEYEASIKAVGGIDLFLGGIGADGHIAFNEPGSSLTSRTRIKTLAYETILDNCRFFNNDLSLVPRMALTVGVQTVMDAKEVVLVVTGQNKSLALSQMIEGGVNHMVTASALQTHPWALVVCDEDATLELRVKTVKYFKSIEKVQDEVEAKYGPVASVRLGLRGPTAA from the exons ATGAGATTGACTGTTCGAGACACCAAAGAGCAAGTTGGCAACTAC GTTGGGGACTACATTGCCAACCGTATAAACTCTTTTGTACCCACTTCAGAGCACAAGAACTTTGTTCTTGGACTTCCTACAGGCTCATCTCCTTTACCTGTGTATAAACGACTGGTAGAGCTTTACAATGAGAAGAAAGTGAGCTTTAAGGATGTTGTCACCT TCAACATGGACGAATACGTTGGGATTCCCCGTGACCACCCCGAGTCATACCACACGTTCATGTTTAAAAatttcttctcccttaTCGACATCAG CCCTAATAACACACATATTTTGAACGGTGAAGCTGAAGATCTCTACCAAGAATGTGAAGAATACGAAGCTTCCATCAAGGCTGTTGGCGGCATCGATCTCTTTTTGGGAGGCATCGGTGCTGATGGACATATCGCTTTCAACGAG CCTGGATCATCTCTTACTTCCAGAACACGAATCAAGACTCTTGCCTACGAGACCATCCTTGACAACTGCCGTTTCTTCAACAATGACCTCTCCCTGGTACCCCGTATGGCTCTGACTGTCGGCGTTCAGACAGTCATGGATGCTAAAGAGGTTGTACTTGTGGTCACCGGTCAGAACAAGAGCTTGGCATTAAGTCAAATGATCGAAGGTGGGGTGAACCACATGGTCACTGCTAGTGCTTTGCAGACACACCCCTGGGCTTTGGTCGTTTGCGA CGAGGATGCCACGCTTGAGCTTCGAGTCAAGACTGTCAAGTACTTCAAGTCCATCGAAAAGGTGCAAGACGAAGTTGAGGCCAAATACGGTCCAGTTGCTTCCGTTCGACTGGGCTTGAGAGGCCCTACAGCAGCGTAG